The following nucleotide sequence is from Juglans microcarpa x Juglans regia isolate MS1-56 chromosome 6D, Jm3101_v1.0, whole genome shotgun sequence.
GGTATAGGCAAACTTTAAACCCTGGCAATGGCATGGCCAATCAATCTCTTTCTTCCAagtgaaaaaagaagagaaagttgATGATGTTGGCACTATAATGATGTTTGATGATGGGGTTGCAAGGCAGCATGTGATCCTTCCCACGCCAACTGCATCAAATTAGGATTACTACAAACCTTTTCGGctccttttcaatttcaaaaggtgCACTTACCCTACATTGAGGCACCCTTTTCCTAATTCCAAAAGTTCCAATTGTTCCCCTAACCACGGGTGGATCATGGGATTCTTAATAAAGTTCTTGTAATTGAACGTAgtacaagaaaaaagagtactTATGATAGATTATTTGCGATGAAGATAGATTGATTTTGacaggaaataatcattttcacagGATATATATAGCTGACcacaaataaatagttttcttgtaatgatgATTCATGATCTTTATGAATGGATATCTATCTCTTTGATTAtgttacttttaatttttaatcaaaactACATGTAAAAtagtttcaaaaaatatattagaaatatCCACTATCAACATCTAATAGCATTGGCATTCTAAGATTGGAAAGTCCAAAAGATGTTATGAATGGATATCTATCTCTTTGATTATgttacatttaatttttaatcaaaactacatgtaaaatagtttgaaaaaatatattagaaatatCCACTATCAACATCTAATAGCATTGGCATTTAAGATTGGAAAGTCCAAAAAATACATCGGTCTCAAAAACAAGATGCACAACCTCTTGTACAATGGGCAACATCCACTCTTTCACTTGGAAGCACTACAAtaaacttgtttatttatgatcaattatttcttgtaaaaatgattattttctactaaaataagtctattttcgtcacaaataatctgttacaaatgctcatttttcttgtagtaaaatATCCCAATCAAGAATTTGATATAGGCAGTGCCATTGgccattttctttaaaagaaaagatctaATACGTACAATatgccacacacacacacacacacacacacacacacacacacacacatatatatatatatatagctagcaaTCCATCCATCCcaagatttccttagatttccTTCTCTTCTAACGTTGATGAATTTGCCATGAATGATATATTATTCAAGCTAGGCTAACTCCGGCCATCTCCTGATCTTTTTGATGCATCTTCTTCTTAAATCACACAAGTCATGTAGGTGGGGCATCAACGACCAAATCTCATTTAAACATGGTAACAAGTCGAGAAGACAGCTAGCTAACCCAATGAGGATATATaatagtctctctctctctctctctctctcaagttgtcttattttccatatataataaCGTACGTCAATCTATAGTACTAGTACTCATATTGGACCAACAACATCCAATCTTAAAAACTAGGTACGTGAGCCACAATATCATGCATTTTCACGTACGTACGTCGTGATCTCATGACCAAATGCAACACGAAATGCTCATCACGCATGCATAAGCCCCATCGTcttccttaattaattagtagttACGtacgtatattatatatactaatatatgtgACAACTAATATCAACAAaccctacatatatatatatatatatatatatatatacacacacacacatgaccAATAATATTCATGATCTCGAGCATGTTCTCATGCCACAATCCCATCTGTCTAGGGCATCTCATGCGCGTTTCATCCAAACATATAGTCGTGGGCGCTTAACTGTTATATATAAACCCAACTCCACATGAAATTTCTATATACCCAAAACACTTGTTCAAACTAGCTAGCTCTCCCAATTAACTTCAATCCAAGAGGTTATTAAACAATCAAATTAACATGACAACATTAATTCTCTAGTATATGGCCCACCCATGCAAACTACTTGATTTGGATCATATTGCATTTGCTACTCAATCCAACATGCAAATCTGGCTGATTGGGTAGCCATCTAGCCTCTGACTTGCATGATCTATGACCAAGGAAATTACGAAGAAAACAAAAGCACAACTTCTCTTGTTGTCCTCATCCTTTTTCCCCACTTGCCCATCAATCTAATTAATGACTAAACCCTAACCTAACAATCTTGTTCGACCCAAAACGTCACCTCAACTCAAAGGCTAGCTGGTGCTGGCCCATCAATTCAACTTGGTCATGCTTATTCCATCAACCATCACCCTTCACTATTCCATCATAACAACATATATCTCATTCTTTATTCTTTCTcctctagtttattttattctactttttcacaaaagaaattaactcatttttcgTTTTGCACAAAAAAGATAGACGGGCAATAAACCCCCCTGCGTACTAACCCCACCAGACGACAAAGACCTCTTATATGTCTCATTCATCATAATTAAAAACCATGTTGAataaatgaaattcaaaacagTCTCTTGCATATGGCGCAGAAAATCCAAACTCCTCCAAACTGTTGgacaaaaattttcaatattccAATCAATCATATACTTACCTAGCTAGCTTGGCCATGTCAACTTTAACCATTAAATTGCATCCCCTTAACTCTTTTTATTGAGACAAAGCACAAGTTCCTGAGTAAGGGACACATTTTCAGCCATACTTCTTCCCTTCCaagaagatgaggaagaaaaaggaggaaaagaagcATCATTAATGAAATCTTTTGTAGCCTCCCATGCACACATCCACCCTCACGATATACCTGCAACAATATTCAAGGTAAAAGCTCGAGATAAACCCATCCGAACTCGTGCTGCTATCAAGAAGAATGTCTTGCATGCAAAACCTCTTTTAGTACTTCCTCAATTGAAGGCATTATTCTATATAACTgctcatttttcctttccaataCAACAACACCgagtaataaaataagcaaGACTGACTAGCTAGGGATAGAATCACTTGAAGAGAGcagatcattaaaaaaaatacttgattgcttcatgatcatcatgtataTCTTGTGGAGAGTAGCATGAGGAAATTTCATCGTATTTAGCATCTCTCTTTTCTTGAACCACTTCTCTCGGGCCTCCTGTTTTAATAAGTATTTCCTCCTGTAGAAGAGACTTCTCCAGCTCCATCCCTTTGTTAACAAGATCTACCTCTAACTCTACAATGGAATCCTCTAATTGCTGCAGTTGTTGCTCCACTCTACCAAACAGGACCGTCTTGTTCCAATTCTTAATTAAGCTTGGCAATAAGTTTCACCAACCCATGACTTCCAAGAACAGGCTACGACCAGCCTTTCCCCACCacttttttgaaaacattatggGTTGGTTCATCACATCCTCAAGAATCAAAATGGGGTAGGACCATATGTAATGAACAAAATCAGGTTCTGCAGAGATGAGCATAGGACTGCTTGCAGTCAAAGTCTTCCTAATCCACAATACTCACTGATAAGCCAAAGCTCTATCCAATTTGGCCCAAATCCGATGATAAATTTAAGTGAAAACTTATATAGGTGGATAGcgaagaagaaaatagatcGGCATAAAATGTGGCGACAATTAGCACCTCTGCTTTAAATCTGCCAAGTTTGAGAAACATTCACTGATTCCCACAAACAAAAGAATACCAACGTAGTTAGAAACATGGAATATCTCAAATATTGATTAGAAAATCGACTATGAGCTGTTCAAAGAATAGGTGAcattaagttaaaaagaaagaatctcAAAATTGTGGAATTTATTCTATGCACCAACTTTGGGGAAATAGAATAAAGAATGGGAAAACAAGCTACAGTTCTTGGCCTCATTTGATCAGTTGACGCTGGTAAGACTGAAGCATGCAGCAGCACTCTTCAATTCATTCTCTGCAACGTGCTCAATTGACTGGTTTGTATCTTTCAAGGATTCTTCCGAGCTGCAGGGTCACATTAAACATTAAGTATTTGAGAATCAAatgaaaatcacactaaaaaACTGCAGTTCCAAATTTAAGAGAAGTTAATCATCATCGCGACGAATGAAGCCTATTAACCATATATTCAACTCCCAACCTCAACATTGTTCAGATTAGTTTAAACGATTATGTAATGATGAAAGCACCCAAAATGATAAATGTACCTTGATTCATAAGCCTCTTTGGAATCAATGTATGATTGTCTGTCATCAATGGTATCAAAGAAAGGACGCATCTCATCATAGTCTTGAACTACTTGTTGGATAGCGAGTGGTTGGGAGGCGGCCAACTGAGACTGAAATGTTGCCATTgaattgttattgttattggcAAAAGAATGTTGAACCCAAAAAGGGTTTGCAGTATTATCCTTGGTATCCATGAAAGCAGAGGAGTTGTAACCAGCTTTGCTGCTATTAGAGTAAGACTGCTGTTGTTGCGTTACAGGCAAAGCAGGGACGACATTGTAAGGCTGTGGAGTATGGTTGAAAAGTGAAAGGGAATTGCTGGGGGGCGCCATACCTAATTCTAACTGCGAGGTCATATCAATGGGCATAGAAGAaatctgctgctgctgctgatgtTGTTGCCGGTACATCTCAAGCTGTGCATTAACAGCTTGAAGCTCCTCCTCTGCCAGAAGCACTTGGTACTGTAGTTGCCTCGTTATCCCCCAACAGCCGTACACCGGAGACTTGTCTCGGATGTTGGCTTGGCAGATGATAGACCACATTGCCTCATTTTTCTGACTAGGCTCCAAATGCTCTAGTATCTTCAACATGTTGCGGACACCAAATAACTTGTGAGCATTTTGGAATAGCTTTGGCTGTTCAGCAGGGAAGTAAGGAGCAAGAGGGCACTCAGCGGAGCACCTTCTCCTTTGATACTTGCATGCAGCGCAAGCGTGGCTCGTGCCACCCTTAAGGGTCATAGTTCCCAACACCTTATGGTGTTGCTAGTAGGAATCCAAGAAGCAATGTTTtaaggaagaagatgacgatCATGATAGACGATGGATAAGAAGAAGGGTGAAAACAATAAATGGTATAACAACTAAGGGGTCATAGAGATATGATATGGTGATAATATAAGGAAGAACGTGGAAGAAATGGTataggggggagagagagagagagagagagagagagagagagagagagagagagagagagagagagagagagagaggttggagGGGGTGGGGCTGTTGGAACTGAAATGGGTAGCAATATGATCTGAACAGGTCTAATAAGACCGGATTTTGCTGGGTGAGGAAGAGACTGagtaaaagaagaaggaagCGAAAGCGAGATAATAGGTGATTGCttatttagttttgttttgattatggAAGTCATGTGTCAGCACCGTTGGGGGACAAATGTTCGGAGTTTAGAGGAGAGGCCTAACTCTTTGGGCCACCTCATTAGTGCTGTTGCACCTTGCTCATAGCCTCATATATAGCTTTTTCACACCAACTCCTTCATTTTGGTGTCTGTGGTCGtgtcatttccttttttttctttttttctttgatatataAGCTCCAGTGTTGCACTCCTTTTCTCACTCACCAGCTCCCAACCTAGTTGGGACGTCTTGGACAGTAATTGTGCATCACTTTTTAaaactcttttcctttttcttctatCAGATGGGTGATAATGCAATTTCACGTCTTTTATTTTGGTTCTTATTAATAAGCAAACCCCACTCTTCTTACAGTATATTTAGCGTGGCCATGTTGATCAATAAGGCCTAAGCTTTCCAAACCAAATGAATTCCAGATGGGTTCAAGCATCCTTGTCAGTTGTAATACGGAAGAGCTCGAAATAGAAATTCATGATTGCCCACCTTACAATACATGATTTCCCCCTTTTTCTATCTCCAACGAACAAAAGCTGGGTCCATCTTATCTCCACGCAAGCTTGCAGCAAAACCTTCTCAACGTACAGAGAAACCGacgtattaaatttttttttgtcaaaacaaaaaaaaaggtcaaaacaTAGACCATAGATGGGTTTCAGCCAATGCACAAATCCTCCACTATAGAGGTGATAAAAGACAAGCAAAATTTTAGACGATAATTGACATTAATAATCAGAAATTGGGAGCAAAAGTTTTCCAATTCTTAATCACATGGGCATTATCAAGATGATGCCGTAACGATCTTTTTATAAGCAGCACCATGATCCGATCTATACAGGGTAGAGGGGGAGGTAGGCAttcaaaactccaaaaaaaaaaaaaaaaaaaacattttgaagAGCTTTTGAACCTAATTCACTGAATTTTTACCCTGTTACAACTGGCTATATGCTCCCGAGGACCTGCACTCATTTACATCGTTAAATAGCTTACGATATGCTCCTCCAACGTATAAACGGCCATGCAATCTTTATAGTAACTctatccaccaccaccacccctcCCCCCATCATCCCCAACCAACCATCTTATTAAAAAGGTCCAAGGAATGAAACGACAACTCCAAGGATGACTTGACTATTCCTAAACAATCTGAAGCAAGAGAACCAAAATCTATGCTTCGGGCTCTTCAGTCATCTGCCGTCCTTACGTTCAAACAAAAACCTCTCTTTTAATACAAGATCTTTTCCTGCCAGGACCAGTTGCTCCAAAACTCTTGAGTTCAATTCCACAACTCAATTTTATATCAAAACTTCACAATATTTCCTAAAACCAAGTCTTGCAGGTTTCGCTATTTGAACTGCACCAGCTTCAGCAGCAATAATGCATTAACACCTCACCGTAGACAGCAGATGAATGTCAAACTCTGCTCCCTAATCCAGCATGACAATTTCCAACACGAAACTAGTTTACAGCTTCAAAGAAAAGAACCTGAGGTTGCAAGTGCCCTCTTTTGCACATGGAAAGAACATCGACCCAACCACCAATGACCTGAAAAATAAATCGATTGTAACACAAATTGGATGGACAGAACAGAAAGCAATATTTATGAAATAAGGTGAATTTACCTTGACAGTTTTATCATCATACATAATCCACCGTTCATGGTCATGACTATAGGCAAAGCAATGATAATGTTGCCCATAGTAGCAAACCTAAAAGTTACAGGAAACATATTAGAGAATAATAGAAATCTTTGTACAAGTAAAGATAGAATAGAAAACTGGAGGTTACACTGAAACTTTCTCCGGTTCATGGTTCCACAACACACGTGCAAAACCATAGATTACATTTTTGCTTGGAAGGCAACTTGGAAGGGAAGGGGGGTGGGCTGCGGGAAGTTTATGCATGCGATAAGCTTGGCTGTGTGTACCTCTACATCATTGGGTGTATTGGTCTTGATGGAATCTATGCTTGCAGAAATAATAGAGTTTAAAACCAATATtggtttcactctttttttttttacaggtcAATATTGGTTTCAGTCATAAAATCTTTATCAACCCAAACACAAAAAGGTCATCTTTTTTCCaggaaaataacaaacaaaCCACGGTTCATCTGTTTTGGTTTAGAATATTTTCAGAAGATGTTCTGCTTGTTCTCCAACACCATCTAAAACCCAGTCACCGAAAAATGTTTTCCTTATCAActgaaaactaaactcaaatGGGAGGAAGATGAGTTACTCCTTGGAAAAGCATGTCATTTTCTGGCCTTAAAATGGTAAGCCCTAGAAGGCGAAAGAAAAAGGGAAGTTCTTTGTCATTGCCTTCACAAGTTATGAAGTCTCCCTCGATCTGAACCCTTCCATTGCTACTAAGGTTCTGGCACTGTTTCACCGTTTCCATCTATCAAAAGATCTGGCCCCCTTCCTCCATCCCCTAACCCATTAACACCAAACAGCAGCCAAAAATATTCCTTACTTCCAGCCAAAAATAGGAAATAGATTATTTCCCTGAAAACAATCTTCTCTGATACAGAGAAAATGTATCATGCCAAACAAACAAAGCATATATCTTCTTATTTTCCAGTCATATGAAAAAAgttctaaaatatttacatcAAAAGCTTATTCGAGATTCATCCCAGCATACATACCACTGAAACCAAACTATGCGTGCTCTTGGGATCCAAACCACGATAAAGGATACTGATATCAATCTCAGTACTTAGGGTTTCCAGAGTTGCTGTTATGTCATCAACACTCTCACATGTATTCTGCCAACCAAGGACTGAAAGACCAAACATAAGATTCTGGCATTCAAAATAACGCATTAGTGCCATAGTGAAAATTTTCATAACAACTCATAATTCACCTGTTGTGAAAATGTGTGGTGGAGTTGAGAGAATGTGATGGATGTAGTTGAGCTTCCCACAGCCACCAACATCGGGATCACAAGCTAACTGATGATTCATTTCTACGAGATTTAAAAGCTCTTCAAAGGAACTTTCAGGACACATAACCTGAAGGGTGAATGGAAATCAGTAGCAGTAAACAGActtgacaaataaaaaaatgtcccTGAAACAGTACCTCCTACAGATACAAAAATAAGTGTTTGTAGAAAAAGAAATCTTCCATCAAGATACCTTCATGGTTCGGAGGGCACTGGCATTTATATTATGAAAGAAGGAAGTATACTTTAAATGTCGGGACTCCAGACCACAATTGTAGCAATTCATTCTTTCAAAAATGTCCATTCCAAAAAGGGAATGCACTATACAAGAATTGTTTGCACAATCCCAAGACCCCGTGCAATCGCTTTCCACCGATTCGGTATCAGAAACAGTCAAGCCAGTAATAAATGACCTGTGAAGGCAGTCAAAGATCACTGCTAGTACTTCAGAAGCATCATTCATCTGAGCCTGGCAGTTGACAATATATTAGACACATCAAGAGCAATGCCATGACTAAATTGATGGTAATGAGAATCAGGAAACTGAACACATGTAAAAACTATATCAAAGGCAAGTCATACAATCAAAGCCCCATCAAATTACCTCCTGGAAGAAGTTACTATCAGGATACAGGTTGCTTAGAGCTATTCTCAAAGAAGTAGGGGCCACTGCTTCTCTTCGCATATCTGTTGATGCAATGTTCAGGGCTGTAAAGATTTCATACAATGCACAAACGACACAAGGATCACCCACATGAACATGCACTGATGTTGATCTCCTCAGAAACTCATCTCGAAACCGTCTTAAATGCCACAAGGACTGAATTCAAGCAGAGGagaaaggaaaaacaatattgaggccaaagtgccagaagagaagaaatgaatttaTAAGTAGCAATGAAATCATATAGTACAAATCATAAATTGGAAAAATAACTCAGTACCTGTATGATAACATTCAGAAAGCAATTGTACTCGCCCACTTCATTCTGCAGGCCAGTACCAATGACATCTGCATGATTCACATCCACTGTGCCTTCATTTGGTGAAACATCAAACTTATCTGCTTCTGGACAAATCCTCTGTTGTGTCCTTAAACTTGAAACCACAGGTTGTTTCTTCTGCGCTTGAGCGTTGTATGTGTCTGaagaacaatatatatacaagatcAGAGGGTAAGCAAACAATTTCTACTTCAAAGAAGAGGAGACGTTGAATCTATGCACTCAGAATTCaggtaaatgaattaatatggcTATTGCAATGCAGTTTGACAATATTTCATCCAATCTAAATCAATTGGCCTAAAGTAGGTTGTCAGGTGTGATTTAATACTAAAATCAACAAGACTAAATGAGACCGAGGTATAATCTATGAGGTAAGTCCAGGTAAATTTATCACTTGAAAGTATGCATAAAGATGGATATATAACAGACGGTGAACAAGACGGGGGTCACTTAGAtggataagaaaattttattaaaggtGAAAACCGCCACTCTCAGTTCTCACATATTCAGTTCATTTAAGCATcgtttacaatatatatatatatatatatatatatatatatatatatagatgcatttATAATGTATAAAAAGAACACTGCATACaacatattaaaatttaaagtccCTTAGAATGGTTCAGATAAGGCAAAACCAACCTGACCAAGGCTCACATATTCAACATACAAGAGATGTCAGATTAGCAAgcctaaatatttttcttttatttattccaattttttttattgacaccaGTGTACAGgaacaaagtcccaactaatcccaggggtgcacaaGCCAGGCAAGAGTTTCCTGCAAGTACACCTCAAGAAATTCAATAGGAAATTCATGAGCACCTAATAAATTCACTAGGAAATCACTtaccaaaatgaaaattataggAAATCCCCCCAATCCAATCGcctctagaaattgtttgcacctaaaggttcgaaccttagacctaaagggagcataccaccaagaccaaggctctCTTACCACTGAACCTTCATGAAAGTATAGTCACATAACTTGCACTTGGTTTTCTCAAACCTGGCCAGTGGTCTTCATACACACGACAtacatttttcatctttatttcttcttttgttttgataGGTAACCATATCCACTTACATTATTCATCAatcatatttttccaaattgaACCACTTAGCTACAGTAAGAATCCTTAGAAATTAGGCTGAAGCTCACCCTAGACAGGAACCATAGTGTATAAAAATAACTCATGCGTGACTTAACAATTTACCCAGGAAAAAATACCCAGTATGGATAATTTTCAAGAAAGATCTCAGCACATCTTAGCTGAACAACTAATCAATTGGTCAGCATTCTAATGATACAGCTCCCATAAGTTGACTTGTAGAGGTCTCAATGCCAAGTTTAACAATACATAAATCAATAGGCTaacatgaagagagagagagagagagagagagagagagagagatggtagAAGAATATTACCAAGGCTTTGGAGCACAGCTTGTTTAAAGTCAGCTTGGAACCTTTCTTCCTCGTCAACCTCTACTTGCAATTGTCTCAATGTTTTTGTTCCATTGTCTACCGGAATAGAGCCAGCTGTTTTTCACATTAAGAACCTATGTGATGTTAGTTCTACACTCCCGAAAtggccaagaaaaattatgtgCATCACGTAGAAAGAACTGTGAAGATTAATAGAACAAACATCTCATAGAAGGAATTGTAAAGATTAATAGAACAAAACTTGCCCAAAAATGGCTGAAAAAGCTTCAAATGCTTCAAATAATCTAGTACCAAAGCAAAAAAAATCCGGGTGAAAGTGTAAGGCATACCGCTGTCTGCACAGAGGGGGTCATGAAATCTATCTTGCTCTTTTAAGCTACTTTCAATATGTGAACTCCCAACATCAATATTTTCCTTTCCAGGTGACATAGCTTGACCCTTTCCATCGACCAATTTGGAGGAACTCCTTCGCCGTTTACCTTTCTTTCCTGTTCGTTGATCAGATGGCAAAAGGCCATCCTCTGCAATCCCTCCATTAGCTAAGACTGCATAACAAACAACACAATTATAACATCCTCTAATATCAAAATCAGCCCAAGCCTCATCTGAGAACCATAAGTTTACCAACCTTGTTTAGCTGTTGTGTGATTCATATTACTCATCTTTTTAGCACCAGACACAGTAGATATTTTTGGCAGAGGGGAACCATTTGGAAGCATGTCTTCTAGATCGTTAGGGACTCCATCCTCCAGTGCCAAGTGCTCCTGAGAAGGTGCAAGTTGATAAAATACTccttgatatataaataaaagttactCTAGATTGAACAGTATAGCACTGGTTGTCATATTATAGCCAGTTTTCAGTTCAACATTCCAATCATCCATGGAGAATGGAACTTAAGAAAAATAAGCACAACTACTATCGAATTAAATCAAACAATAGAGCCAAAGAACAAATATTTTACCTGTGTACAAGGTATCAGCTGCTGATGCACATCTTGATCATCTGCACCAGACTCCAAGTAAACATCATGCAATCCTTCTGCCACCTCTGTATATGGTCGAGTATATTTCTTATGTTGCTCAGCAAGGTGCTTCTGTTTAGCCTCATTCTCAATTCGTCTTTGATACTCCAAGGTTTCTTCAAGCATTCTTTCTTCCTCCTCAAGCTTAAATTTAAGTTTAAATTCCTCTTCCTGTTGTATTAAGTAATTGCCATTCTCAGAAACAACAATCTTAGAATCTTGATGATCACAATCAGATTCAACTGGAAAGGAACTGCTGCAAGAGTCATATcaagaattattaaaaaaagataagcATTCAGAGTCAAATTGTTGCATATTTGGAAAGAGTGGCACAAATATGCATATTACGAGTAAGAGGAAGATTTACGTTGGCTCAACAGCCTCAGGACGAAGTGTGTGCGGCTCGAGACCACTGGTAGcctgaaaaataagaaaacatcaGATAATAATGGATTTTCTACATAGAATAACTAGCACTGCAGTCAGAAACAAAACCAGACCACACAAAGGAAACCTTTGAATCTTTGGTTTTCCTGTACTCCTTGTTCTTTTTCTTATCCTTTGTCTTCTCCTGTGCATGCCTGGAACTATCACTTCCTCCTTTGAGACCCTTCTTGGAATCATGAGCAAGCTCTGCTAAAAAGGCTTCTCTCGCTGCATCAGACTTCTCTGTGGCATCTTTCTCAGCCAAATCCTCTAAGTGTGCCTAAAAACAAAGAGTGgcaaaagaatacaaaaaaaattaggtcCATAAAAAGGAGTAACGTCGCAAAAACAGGCTCAATACAAACCCTCAGGTATGACTTGACTAGAGGCAATAATATTGACCGATAATCAAGGGCAGAAACAGGCCCAAGCTTTAGTTTCAACTGCTGCATCTCAGAAACATTTCGCATGATTCGTGCATCAATTTTGCTGAGCTGCATAACAAAATGAGTGAGTTAAATGGCAGTGA
It contains:
- the LOC121236127 gene encoding LOB domain-containing protein 27, with the translated sequence MTLKGGTSHACAACKYQRRRCSAECPLAPYFPAEQPKLFQNAHKLFGVRNMLKILEHLEPSQKNEAMWSIICQANIRDKSPVYGCWGITRQLQYQVLLAEEELQAVNAQLEMYRQQHQQQQQISSMPIDMTSQLELGMAPPSNSLSLFNHTPQPYNVVPALPVTQQQQSYSNSSKAGYNSSAFMDTKDNTANPFWVQHSFANNNNNSMATFQSQLAASQPLAIQQVVQDYDEMRPFFDTIDDRQSYIDSKEAYESSSEESLKDTNQSIEHVAENELKSAAACFSLTSVN